The proteins below are encoded in one region of Methylobacillus flagellatus KT:
- the rsmD gene encoding 16S rRNA (guanine(966)-N(2))-methyltransferase RsmD, translated as MAANNRVRISGGEWRSRLLSFPDVPGLRPTPDRVRQTVFNWLGQDMHGRRCLDLFAGTGAMGFEALSRGASAVVLVEKSAPAAKSLQQNQSLLKAGAARILQQDAVQFLAQNRERFDVIFLDPPYQQGWLPKLLPCLPNHLAEGGVVYVEAEFALCDDALWQVIKQGKAGNVFYHLLKLADRSTD; from the coding sequence GTGGCGGCAAATAACCGGGTACGTATCAGCGGCGGGGAGTGGCGCAGCCGCCTGCTGAGCTTCCCGGATGTGCCGGGCTTACGGCCTACCCCTGACCGTGTGCGCCAGACCGTGTTCAATTGGCTGGGCCAGGATATGCATGGGAGGCGCTGCCTCGACTTGTTTGCCGGTACTGGCGCGATGGGCTTCGAGGCGTTGTCTCGTGGCGCGAGCGCCGTTGTGCTGGTAGAGAAATCCGCACCTGCCGCCAAATCTCTGCAGCAGAACCAGTCCCTGCTCAAGGCGGGCGCTGCGCGCATATTGCAGCAGGATGCCGTGCAATTCCTCGCACAGAATCGAGAACGCTTCGACGTGATCTTCCTTGATCCTCCCTATCAGCAGGGGTGGTTGCCCAAGCTCCTGCCCTGTCTGCCAAACCACCTGGCAGAGGGCGGTGTGGTGTATGTGGAGGCCGAGTTTGCGCTCTGTGACGATGCGTTGTGGCAGGTCATCAAGCAAGGCAAGGCGGGCAATGTCTTCTATCACCTGTTAAAATTGGCAGATAGATCAACCGATTGA
- a CDS encoding M16 family metallopeptidase produces the protein MRTNLSFVRRVQQVLIIAAGLLPALYAQAALNIQHWETSNGSAVYFVENHDLPIIDISTNFAAGSARDGDKPGLAGLTRYLMTLGAGGMSDEQISSGMADVGAILGGDLDADRAALKLRTLSSEREQKVALDIYTKILHQPDFPETTLAREKARIVAGLKEAATQPASIANRAFLKALYGSHPYAVEEEGEPEAVSALSQADLQQFYRRYYGARNAVIALMGDLTPEQARAIAERISAGLPDSPAAAALPEVAYPQAAVERRIPHPASQSHIMLGYPGVKRGDPDYFALYVGNYILGGGGFVSRLTEEVREKRGLVYSVYSYFLPMQQLGQFQIGLQTKRDQADDALRLVRETLANFISKGVTEAELKAAKQNIVGGFPLRIDSNSKILDYLAVIGFYRLPLNYLDEFNGKVEAVTAAQIKDAFSRRIDPEKMVTVVVGGTESGGK, from the coding sequence ATGCGCACTAATCTTTCTTTTGTCAGGCGCGTGCAACAGGTACTCATCATTGCCGCAGGACTGTTGCCGGCCCTTTATGCACAGGCCGCTCTCAATATCCAGCACTGGGAGACCAGTAATGGAAGCGCGGTCTATTTCGTCGAGAATCACGATCTGCCCATCATCGACATCAGTACAAACTTTGCTGCGGGTAGTGCGCGCGATGGCGACAAGCCCGGGCTGGCCGGGCTGACCCGCTACCTCATGACTTTGGGTGCAGGCGGCATGTCAGACGAGCAGATTTCCAGCGGCATGGCCGATGTCGGCGCCATTCTCGGCGGCGATCTCGATGCTGACCGGGCGGCACTCAAGTTGCGCACCCTGAGCAGCGAGCGCGAGCAGAAGGTGGCGCTGGATATCTATACAAAGATTCTGCACCAGCCTGATTTTCCCGAAACCACCTTGGCGCGGGAAAAGGCCCGTATCGTTGCTGGCCTCAAGGAGGCGGCTACCCAGCCCGCGAGCATCGCCAACCGGGCTTTCCTCAAGGCACTGTATGGCAGCCATCCCTATGCCGTGGAAGAGGAAGGGGAGCCAGAGGCGGTGAGTGCGCTCAGCCAGGCAGACCTGCAACAGTTCTACCGTCGTTACTACGGTGCAAGAAATGCCGTGATTGCCCTGATGGGCGACCTGACGCCGGAACAGGCGCGCGCGATTGCCGAGCGTATTTCCGCGGGCTTGCCAGACAGCCCTGCTGCTGCTGCCCTGCCCGAGGTGGCATACCCGCAAGCTGCGGTAGAGCGCCGCATCCCGCATCCGGCAAGCCAATCTCACATCATGCTGGGTTACCCGGGAGTGAAACGAGGTGACCCGGATTATTTCGCGCTTTACGTCGGTAATTACATTCTTGGCGGGGGCGGCTTCGTTTCTCGCCTGACAGAAGAAGTGCGCGAAAAGCGCGGGCTGGTATATAGCGTGTACAGCTATTTCTTGCCGATGCAGCAACTGGGTCAGTTCCAGATTGGCCTGCAGACCAAGCGCGACCAGGCCGACGATGCACTCAGGCTGGTACGCGAAACCCTGGCCAACTTCATCAGCAAGGGCGTGACCGAGGCAGAACTCAAGGCGGCCAAGCAAAACATTGTCGGCGGATTTCCGCTGCGGATCGACAGCAACAGCAAAATCCTCGACTATTTGGCCGTGATCGGTTTCTATCGACTGCCGCTCAATTACCTCGATGAGTTCAACGGCAAGGTGGAAGCGGTGACGGCGGCCCAGATTAAGGATGCGTTCAGCCGCCGCATCGACCCTGAGAAAATGGTGACGGTGGTGGTGGGCGGCACCGAGAGTGGCGGCAAATAA
- a CDS encoding bifunctional enoyl-CoA hydratase/phosphate acetyltransferase, with protein sequence MSPALPLATPGQSLDLLQDLIRYAQALPAVRTGVVHPCDAVSLAAALEAKTLGLVDPVLIAPRGKLEAVARQERLTLEGIEIADVPHSHAAAAKGAELAAAGEVQALMKGSLHTDELMSAILPSSAGLRTKRRVSHCFLMQVPTYPRAFIITDAAINIAPDLSAKADIVRNAIDLAVILGAKSPKVALLAAVETVSPHMQATMDAAILCKMADRGQITGGVLDGPLAFDNAISSEAAKIKGISSAVAGQADILVAPDLESANMLAKQLEYLGNAHSAGIVVGAKVPVVLTSRADPKQSRLASCAIASILARHYRECPP encoded by the coding sequence ATGTCACCAGCTTTACCCTTGGCCACGCCAGGCCAGTCACTGGATTTGTTGCAGGACTTGATCCGTTATGCACAGGCGTTGCCTGCTGTCAGGACGGGCGTGGTGCATCCGTGCGATGCTGTCAGCCTGGCAGCGGCACTGGAGGCGAAAACCTTGGGGTTGGTAGATCCCGTGCTGATTGCTCCGCGTGGCAAGCTGGAGGCTGTTGCCCGGCAGGAGAGGCTAACCCTGGAAGGCATCGAGATTGCGGATGTGCCACATAGTCATGCGGCTGCGGCAAAAGGAGCGGAGCTGGCTGCCGCAGGTGAGGTGCAGGCGCTCATGAAAGGCAGTCTGCATACCGACGAGCTGATGTCCGCGATCTTGCCGTCCAGCGCGGGGTTGCGCACCAAGCGCCGGGTTTCGCATTGTTTCCTCATGCAGGTGCCGACTTATCCTCGCGCCTTCATCATCACGGATGCGGCGATCAATATCGCGCCTGACTTGTCGGCGAAAGCGGATATCGTACGCAATGCCATCGACCTGGCCGTGATTCTTGGTGCGAAGTCTCCCAAGGTGGCCTTGCTGGCGGCAGTGGAAACGGTCTCCCCACACATGCAGGCGACGATGGATGCGGCCATCCTCTGCAAGATGGCGGATCGCGGGCAGATTACCGGCGGTGTGCTCGACGGGCCGCTGGCATTCGATAATGCCATTTCCAGCGAAGCGGCGAAGATAAAAGGGATCAGTTCGGCAGTGGCGGGACAGGCCGATATCCTCGTGGCGCCGGACCTGGAAAGCGCGAACATGCTGGCGAAGCAGCTTGAGTACCTTGGCAATGCGCATAGCGCCGGCATCGTGGTTGGCGCTAAAGTACCGGTTGTCCTCACCAGCAGGGCAGACCCCAAGCAGAGCCGGTTGGCATCCTGTGCAATCGCTTCCATCCTCGCCCGGCATTACCGGGAGTGCCCGCCATGA
- a CDS encoding M16 family metallopeptidase, whose product MPQAQAAETHEFKLDNGMRVIVQEDHRAPVVVSQVWYRAGSVDEVNGKTGVAHVLEHMMFKGTKTVPPGQFSRLIAAAGGRENAFTGTDYTAYYQQLEKSKLPLAIRLEADRMANLELTEEEFSKEIKVVMEERRWRTDDKPQGMLNEQFNAVAYHAHPYGRPIVGWMNDLENMTVADAREWYQTWYTPSNAILVVVGDVDPQAVYKLAKQHFGKIKPHALPPRKPQVEPKQIGERRIVVKVPAELPYVRLGFHVPVLQDADKDWEPYALEILAGVLDGHASARLNQNLVRQKQLAVEVGAGYDLIQRGQVGLFELEGTPSEGRTVAELEEALLNEVERIKQEGVTEEELQRVKAQVIAADVYQRDSMFYQAMQIGRLETTGFSWRTLKHYPARLQAVTPQQVQDVARKYLVKDGMTVAILDPQPIDPNAKPKGKPYAH is encoded by the coding sequence ATGCCGCAGGCGCAGGCTGCAGAAACGCATGAATTCAAGCTCGACAACGGCATGCGCGTCATTGTACAGGAGGATCACCGTGCGCCCGTCGTGGTGTCACAAGTGTGGTACCGCGCTGGCAGCGTGGACGAGGTCAATGGCAAGACTGGCGTAGCCCATGTGCTGGAACACATGATGTTCAAGGGCACCAAGACTGTGCCGCCAGGGCAGTTCTCGCGGCTGATTGCGGCTGCCGGCGGGCGTGAGAATGCGTTTACTGGCACTGACTATACCGCTTATTACCAACAGCTGGAGAAGTCGAAGTTGCCATTGGCGATCAGGCTCGAGGCTGATCGCATGGCCAACCTGGAACTGACCGAGGAAGAGTTTTCGAAAGAAATCAAGGTGGTGATGGAGGAGCGCCGCTGGCGCACGGATGACAAGCCGCAGGGCATGCTCAACGAGCAGTTCAATGCGGTCGCATACCATGCCCATCCTTATGGTCGCCCCATTGTTGGCTGGATGAACGACTTGGAGAACATGACGGTCGCAGATGCGCGCGAGTGGTATCAGACCTGGTATACGCCGAGCAATGCGATTCTTGTCGTGGTGGGTGATGTCGATCCCCAGGCGGTGTACAAGCTTGCCAAGCAGCATTTCGGCAAGATCAAGCCACATGCCTTGCCCCCGCGCAAGCCCCAGGTGGAGCCGAAGCAGATTGGCGAGCGCCGCATCGTGGTGAAAGTGCCTGCCGAGCTGCCTTACGTGCGCCTGGGTTTTCATGTGCCGGTATTGCAGGATGCAGACAAGGATTGGGAGCCATATGCGCTTGAAATCCTTGCCGGCGTACTGGATGGCCACGCCTCAGCACGCCTCAATCAGAACCTGGTCCGGCAGAAGCAGCTGGCCGTGGAGGTGGGGGCTGGTTATGACCTGATCCAGCGAGGACAGGTCGGCTTGTTCGAGCTGGAAGGTACGCCAAGTGAAGGCAGGACAGTGGCAGAGTTGGAAGAAGCCTTGCTCAATGAAGTGGAGCGCATCAAGCAGGAAGGTGTGACGGAAGAAGAGTTGCAGCGCGTCAAGGCCCAGGTCATCGCGGCCGATGTATACCAGCGCGACTCCATGTTCTACCAAGCCATGCAGATCGGCCGCCTGGAGACTACCGGTTTCTCGTGGCGCACACTGAAGCACTACCCCGCAAGGCTGCAGGCAGTGACGCCGCAGCAGGTGCAGGATGTCGCCCGCAAATACCTCGTCAAGGACGGCATGACAGTGGCCATCCTGGATCCGCAACCGATTGACCCCAATGCAAAACCAAAAGGCAAGCCATATGCGCACTAA
- the ftsY gene encoding signal recognition particle-docking protein FtsY, which translates to MFDFFKKNKPEDPPTPAAQDPVPAPQPLTQEKPSLSWAERLKRSLAKTRSQWGQQLARLFGGGKIDENVYEELETILLTSDVGIAATQALLEQIRTRVKRQNLSDTTQLKEALKQSLLELLTPLEKPLDTTTAQPFVIMLAGVNGAGKTTTIGKLANLFQAQGKSVLIAAGDTFRAAAREQLQAWGERNNVHVVAQESGDPAAVIFDAVNSAKARGIDIVLADTAGRLPTQLNLMEEIRKVQRVIDKALPGAPHEVLLVLDSNTGQNAVTQVKAFDDALGVTGLVLSKLDGTAKGGVIAAIAQSRPVPIRYIGIGESIDDLRPFKASEFIDALFE; encoded by the coding sequence ATGTTCGACTTTTTCAAGAAAAACAAGCCTGAGGATCCACCTACGCCAGCGGCGCAAGACCCTGTCCCTGCGCCGCAGCCGCTAACCCAGGAAAAGCCTTCCTTGAGCTGGGCGGAGCGGCTCAAGCGCAGCCTGGCCAAGACACGCAGCCAATGGGGCCAGCAACTGGCACGCCTGTTCGGTGGCGGTAAGATTGACGAAAACGTTTACGAGGAGCTCGAAACCATCCTGCTGACCTCTGACGTGGGCATCGCCGCCACCCAGGCGCTGCTGGAGCAGATCCGCACGCGCGTGAAACGTCAGAACCTCAGCGACACCACCCAGCTCAAGGAAGCACTCAAGCAATCCCTGCTGGAGCTGCTCACCCCGCTGGAGAAGCCGCTGGATACCACCACCGCGCAACCTTTCGTCATCATGCTGGCCGGTGTCAATGGTGCAGGCAAGACGACGACCATAGGCAAACTCGCCAACTTGTTCCAGGCCCAGGGCAAGTCCGTCCTGATCGCAGCGGGTGATACTTTCCGCGCTGCGGCACGCGAGCAGCTGCAGGCCTGGGGCGAGCGCAACAACGTGCACGTGGTTGCTCAGGAGAGCGGCGACCCCGCTGCCGTGATTTTCGACGCCGTCAATTCGGCCAAGGCGCGCGGCATCGATATCGTGCTGGCAGACACCGCAGGCCGGCTACCCACACAGCTCAACCTCATGGAGGAGATCCGCAAAGTGCAGCGCGTCATTGACAAGGCACTGCCTGGCGCCCCACATGAGGTCCTGCTGGTACTGGATTCCAACACCGGGCAGAACGCGGTTACGCAGGTCAAAGCATTTGACGATGCCCTGGGCGTTACCGGCCTTGTGCTGAGCAAGCTGGATGGTACCGCCAAGGGCGGCGTAATCGCGGCGATCGCACAATCGCGCCCCGTTCCCATCCGCTACATCGGCATCGGCGAATCCATCGACGATCTTCGTCCATTCAAGGCCAGCGAGTTCATCGATGCATTATTTGAATGA
- the coaD gene encoding pantetheine-phosphate adenylyltransferase, whose protein sequence is MSQLKVVYPGTFDPITRGHEDIVRRAAGLFDHVVVAVAKSPGKHPMFTLDERVDLASSILSDCPNVEVLGFSGLLMHFVREQGARAVVRGLRAVSDFEYEFQLAGMNRQLFPEMETIFLTPAEQHMFVSASLVREIAQLKGDISQFVSPLVQERITLKLA, encoded by the coding sequence TTGAGTCAGCTGAAAGTCGTCTACCCAGGCACCTTTGATCCGATCACCCGCGGTCACGAAGATATTGTGCGGCGTGCCGCCGGCTTGTTTGATCATGTTGTCGTGGCGGTTGCCAAAAGCCCGGGGAAACATCCCATGTTTACACTGGATGAACGCGTGGACCTGGCTTCCAGCATCCTGTCCGATTGCCCGAATGTCGAGGTGCTGGGGTTTTCTGGCCTGTTGATGCATTTTGTGCGTGAGCAGGGTGCACGCGCCGTAGTGCGCGGGCTGAGGGCGGTGTCTGATTTCGAGTATGAATTTCAGCTGGCAGGCATGAACCGCCAGCTATTCCCCGAGATGGAAACCATTTTCCTCACCCCAGCTGAGCAGCACATGTTCGTCTCGGCCAGCCTGGTACGTGAGATTGCCCAGCTCAAGGGCGACATCAGCCAGTTCGTCTCGCCCCTGGTGCAGGAACGCATTACGCTCAAGCTGGCTTGA
- a CDS encoding YfhL family 4Fe-4S dicluster ferredoxin, translating into MALMITDECINCDVCEPECPNGAIYQGEEIYEINPNLCTECVGHFSNPQCQDVCPVGCIPHDPDHAETHEQLHQKYLRIMLVKQS; encoded by the coding sequence ATGGCGCTAATGATCACGGATGAATGCATCAACTGCGATGTTTGCGAGCCCGAGTGCCCCAACGGCGCGATCTATCAGGGCGAGGAAATCTATGAGATCAACCCCAACCTCTGCACCGAGTGCGTCGGTCATTTCAGCAATCCGCAGTGCCAGGATGTTTGTCCGGTAGGCTGTATACCGCATGACCCGGACCATGCAGAGACGCATGAGCAATTGCACCAGAAATACCTGCGGATCATGCTGGTAAAGCAGTCTTGA
- the gloA gene encoding lactoylglutathione lyase: MRILHTMLRVGDLEKSLAFYTQVLGMKLLRRHEYPDGKFTLAFVGYGSERDQAVIELTYNWYTSSYDKGNAYGHIAIEVDDAYAACEAVRQAGGKVVREAGPMMHGTTVIAFIEDPDGYKVEFIQKGTWTPA; the protein is encoded by the coding sequence GTGCGCATATTGCATACCATGTTACGGGTCGGCGACCTGGAGAAGTCGCTGGCGTTCTATACCCAGGTGCTCGGCATGAAGCTATTGCGCCGCCATGAGTATCCTGATGGCAAGTTCACATTGGCATTTGTCGGATATGGCAGCGAACGTGACCAGGCGGTGATCGAGCTGACCTACAATTGGTATACCAGCAGTTATGACAAGGGCAATGCCTACGGCCACATCGCCATCGAAGTGGACGACGCCTATGCCGCGTGCGAAGCGGTCAGGCAGGCTGGTGGCAAGGTAGTGCGCGAGGCTGGGCCGATGATGCATGGTACGACGGTGATCGCCTTTATCGAGGATCCGGACGGCTATAAGGTGGAGTTCATCCAGAAGGGTACCTGGACGCCGGCCTGA